In Thauera sp. JM12B12, one DNA window encodes the following:
- a CDS encoding sigma 54-interacting transcriptional regulator translates to MTQGTEPQAAGGAPEARLLLVDDDADLLRLLAMRLRASGYRVATADCVQAARMRLGVERFDLVVSDVRLPDGDGLALFEDIRRQHPALPVILLTAHGSIPDAVEATSRGVAGYLTKPFDSKALLQGIRQALQRSTPTAAPRTVDNAAWRAAIISHSSRMHALLDEARLVAASDASVLIRGDSGTGKELLARAIHLASPRAAAPFIAINCGAIPEPLLESELFGHVRGAFTGATSAHTGLIQAAHGGTLFLDEIGDMPAALQVKLLRVLQERAVRPVGATRAQAVDLRIVSATHRDLDAALAEGQFREDLYYRINVVHLELPTLAERREDIPLLAEHFLRSLARKYDKRLTGFAADALEALATAPWPGNVRQLHNVVEQVCALATTPLIPRALVERALRVRPMEALGYAEAKRRFERNYLIQLLKLTAGNVSDAARLAERNRTEFYRLLQRHGLTPDLFRGDGPDVEQ, encoded by the coding sequence ATGACGCAGGGGACCGAACCGCAGGCCGCCGGCGGGGCGCCAGAGGCGCGCCTGCTGCTGGTGGATGACGACGCCGACCTACTCCGGCTGCTCGCGATGCGCCTTCGGGCCAGCGGCTACCGCGTCGCCACGGCAGACTGCGTACAGGCAGCACGCATGCGGCTCGGGGTCGAGCGCTTCGATCTCGTGGTGAGCGACGTCCGCCTGCCTGACGGCGATGGACTCGCGCTGTTCGAAGACATCCGCCGTCAGCACCCGGCGCTGCCCGTCATCCTGCTCACCGCCCACGGCAGCATCCCGGACGCGGTCGAGGCGACCTCGCGGGGGGTGGCCGGCTACCTCACCAAGCCCTTCGACAGCAAGGCCCTGCTGCAGGGCATCCGCCAGGCGCTCCAGCGCTCGACGCCAACCGCCGCACCCCGCACCGTCGACAATGCCGCCTGGCGCGCAGCCATCATCAGCCACAGCAGCCGCATGCACGCCCTCCTCGACGAGGCCCGCCTCGTCGCCGCCTCGGACGCCAGCGTGCTGATCCGTGGCGACAGCGGCACCGGAAAGGAACTGCTCGCACGCGCGATTCACCTCGCCAGCCCTCGCGCAGCAGCGCCCTTCATCGCCATCAACTGCGGCGCCATCCCCGAGCCCCTGCTCGAATCCGAGCTGTTCGGCCATGTGCGCGGCGCGTTCACCGGCGCCACCAGCGCTCATACCGGTCTCATCCAGGCCGCACACGGCGGCACCCTGTTCCTCGACGAGATCGGCGACATGCCCGCGGCGCTGCAGGTGAAGCTGTTGCGCGTACTCCAGGAGCGCGCCGTGCGCCCGGTGGGCGCGACCCGGGCACAGGCGGTGGACCTGCGGATCGTCTCGGCCACCCACCGCGATCTCGACGCCGCCCTCGCCGAAGGCCAGTTCCGCGAGGATCTGTACTACCGCATCAACGTCGTTCACCTCGAGTTGCCCACCCTGGCCGAACGCCGCGAGGACATCCCGCTGCTGGCCGAACACTTCCTGCGCAGCCTGGCGCGGAAGTACGACAAACGCCTCACCGGCTTCGCCGCCGACGCGCTCGAGGCACTCGCCACCGCCCCCTGGCCGGGCAATGTGCGCCAGTTGCACAACGTCGTCGAGCAGGTATGCGCGCTCGCCACCACGCCGCTGATCCCGCGCGCCCTGGTCGAGCGCGCGCTGCGCGTGAGGCCGATGGAGGCGCTCGGCTACGCCGAGGCCAAGCGCCGCTTCGAGCGAAACTACCTGATACAGCTGCTGAAACTTACTGCGGGTAATGTTTCCGACGCTGCACGGCTGGCCGAACGCAACCGCACCGAGTTCTACCGCCTGCTGCAGCGACACGGCCTCACGCCCGACCTGTTTCGCGGCGACGGACCCGATGTCGAACAATGA